CTCCTCCAGCAAAATGAAATGCCATCATTTGGTGTAAAGAACATCCTCCCCTGGGTGGCGGTAGAGCGGCTGTTTCAATCTCTTCTGATCAAAGGTGTgcctatttttgtttttttggtaacAAGGTGCATTCAGTTAGGTAGAACTATATATGATACTTCAATGGAAATGTAAACATTTTAGTAGAACTCGATACCATAACTCCAATGCTAATGGTTCAGTATCAAGGATTTGATTGTaaccaaataattaaaacaaaacatgacCATGTCTggataagaaaatttttagcATAATCTAACTCACCCAATCAGGCCAATGGAGCGTGCCAGCACAAAGATTCCATTCAGATAGCCAATCTTGACAATCTCATCAATCTCTTGCTTGGTGAACATTCCACAGCCGGCAAGGAGATCCAAGAAAAGGGAACCAATTGCACCATCAACATTCATCACCAGATTATTTGCTTTGGAGAGGGTGTAAATTTCGACTTCCACAGCGTATTCCATGTACTTTACAGAAGGGAAATGTGAGCGCGCAAACCGTTGTAGCAGCTCTACTCTCTTGTCTCTGTTGTCGCCTCTCTTGATCCTTTGCCACCGGAAATAAACAAGAGTTTCAAACACTAGTATTTCTGTTATAGCCACTAGAAGCATTATAAATCTTTTGAATTTCACGGTTTCTATGCTTTTGgcaatttgaataaaatagtgGCAGTTGAAAACTCCCTGTACCTGTGCCCAATTCCTGGTACACGGATGCCCTTCTTTTTCATGGCTTCAACAAACTCATATGGTGCCAAGCCCTGACATACACCACAAAGAGATATCATGTTAGAATCTTTGACCAGCAGAAACCAACTGACAATAAAGTTTCTGGTAATGCCCATCCTGTCTCACCCGGTCACAGGCATCCTTGAAGTATCGAGCAGCATCATCAATGGCACCACCAAATCGGGGACCAATTGTAAGCAAACCTGTTTAAGAAGTGTATTGTTCACTATTCCCTCACATGATCAGCTCAAAGGAGCCAGTCCTCTAAGAAATTTGAAGTAATAAGCTCAGAGAGGGAAAGCCACTATGGCAACTCTTTACCAGAGACCAGACAGGAAATAAGGTCCTTTCCAGCTCTTGATGTTACAATGGCATTATGAGCACCAGAGGCGCAAGGACCATGGTCGGCACATAACATGATACACATCTGATCATTCTTGTATTTGTTAGttataggaaaagaaaatccaaGTCTGCTTTTAGAAGCAAGCATTTATTTAAACAGAAAACTTGGGAGACAGTGAGCTAAATCAAGCAAGAATTTTGAGCAAAAATCGAgtttatagggaaaaaaaaatgatctctaTGGTCATGAGAAACCTACCTCAATAAATTGTGTGCAGTAACGGGGAAGGCTGCGTTTGAACCACAAAAGTGAGACAACACCACCAATACCATTACCCGATTCAACAATAGAAGACATTGGTACACCGGCATAGCATTGCTCCTCGCCTACACATTGATTACAAGGATTAGAGAAAATGATATCTAATCCATAAAGCACATGAATACCATATTAAAGTATTGATCAGGATTCAACAGGTACCCCTTTCATCAGAGATGGTGGAAATAATATGGGTTGGAGCGCGAACTTTCCCACTCTTGATGGCAGTGTTAAGATCCTCGGGGATTTGTCGAGGCTGAACCTCCTTTACTGGTTTaatcttcttttcttcaacctcacagtatattaaaatacaaagtAAACAAAAACAGTTAAATGCAGAGCCTAAGGGAACTCATGGCaagaaattttgttttctttttcgttcAGAACGGGGTTGGAGGTTACTTATAGAATGATAAAAGCTCATGATACTTAGAAACTAACCAGTTTCTCAAAAGTTTCCTTAATTGCAGTTTCTAAAGTTTCATATGATGTGGGAACAACAGCTCCAGCTTCTCTTAGTGCTTGATTTTTTCCTTGAGCAGATTCCATCTCACCACCACTTTTAGCCCCCTGATTTCAACAATACCAAGGAATGTaattctttttatgagaaactAAGGAATGTTATTACTTGGGAATGGGCGCCTTTAGTAATATCATTACAGAATACTGCATTAAAGAGAGATCAGTCAAAGCCAATTAAGGTAGTTGCTTACAGCATGCCCGAATTGTACTTCAGATTTGAAAAGTCGTGCACAAGTGCCACTAACCCAAGCAACCATTGGTTTAGTTACTTTCCCTTGTTTCAGGGCTTCAACTAGCGAGTACTCATCTCTCCCACCAAGTTCCCCAAGTACAACAATCATTTTAACCTGAGATTTACAAAAAATGAGATGCAAGGAGAACAAAGACAAGACACTCAGTTACAATctcataataaaatttttcagcTTTTATGCCTTTAAAAATAGAGTTTGCAATTTATAACCAAAGAAAATTGCATGGGTATGATCAATTTCTGGTCCTCGAAGAAAttgggacatttttttttttttttttataactttaaagCTGGAAGTATAATGTAAGATGGTGCAGATATTACTTGTCACACAGAAAAACTAGAGTACAGGATGCAGACATTTGGCAAGCACCTAAGAGGGAGCAAATCAAAGTGATACCATACCTGCGGAATGTTGTTAAACCGCAAAACATGATCAGAAAGAGTGGAGCCTGGGAACACGTCTCCTCCAATGGCAATACCTAAAAGAGTTCCAAAAACTCAACAATGTTTAGATTACACTGTTACACAGAAAAACTCAACAATAGCAATATCTAAACCCACGCAGATTAGGCTGCCTTGaagacaaaatgaaaataatagcACTGGCACAGAGGTACCTTCATAAATTCCATCAGTAACACGGGCAACAGTAttgtataattcatttgacATCCCACCCTGCAATTGGATGAAATTGTTTAACCGTGGCCATAAACATGGCATTCTGGCCAAAGGCAGTAATTTTGATTGGTAGTGAAAAAAAAGCCAATCAGGAGGAAGATCCAGTCATGTCAATTGGGTAGGGGACCCACAATTTGGAAACTCCTATACCAAAAGATTCTAAATCTCAATCTTGAATTAAAGATTACACAAGTCCATCAGCCAAAGAAAGTGCCAAATTGTGCTTGACAGCTTAGAACTGTTTGCACCGTTCAGTTGACAGAGAAAAACAGGTCGCGCATACACTTCCAATGGAATCCTTATACTAGGCTATCATTTGTGTCACTACTTGCATCTGTATTAAGAGGATATGTAGTAGGAATGAGAAATACgaacaaaactcaatctcagATCAGATATAAATTGCTGAAGGTGAAAAACAATATTGTTAATCATTGCATGCATCATGCAACCATTAtaacacaaaaattatattatgatgaCATTCTGGAGCTCTATAACAAAACACCATTGAGCAGCCAAAAAAGTATACTTATTGTTAAGAAATTTCTTGAGAGTGAAGGGCAAAGAATGCTCCATGATGTGAGAAACATACATGCAATGAAGAGATGAAAATGAGTGACTACATACAGATTTGGAGACAAAACCAACAGATCCAGGCCTGTACAGCTTGCaatgaattatattatcaatagtTCCAGCAGTGTCTCCAATCTTGAAAGCTCCAGCTTGAATGCCTCCAACAGTTGCTGGGCCAATAACAACCTGCACCGTCATTAATAAATTAGTACTGCTCGTTAATCTCTTGCCTGGTAAAGTTAATTTAAAAGTATATGCAACTTTTCTCTTACCTTATTGTTTGCCTGTGCAAATGCAATCAATTGCTTCGTGTCTGACTCTGGAACACCTTCAGCAATAATAGCCACAACTCGAATGGTTGGCTGCTTCAGAGCATCCATCGATGAGGCGGCAGCACTGTAGAGTTgtcaaatataattaatcacAAAGTGTAAACTAATGAAATCCATCAACACAAAAGGAGTTCATTTGATGAGTGCTGACCTTCTAAAGGATGCAAAGTTGATAAAGATATCAGCAGTAGGATGTGCAGCACAAGCCACCTCAATGCTGCAAAAGAAATTGacgtaaaaaaaacaaaaaaaactcagAAATGGATATAAACAGCAGAtcatgcatgttagttgcaCTAATAGGTTAGAGAGCATACCACAATTTGACATCATTATTCGAGACTACTCATGAAAAAAAACTGTATGTATCTATCTGTGTAAATAAAACTGTATTCCATTGTTTGTAATCCGTCATAATTCATCTATGAATAAGTAGTTGTGTATGTGATCACTATGCTATGTGCAAGCAGGTTATAATATTGAGATCTataaaaagatgaaacaaaCCATAAAGCAGTCCATTTTGCACAATAgtgaaaaacaatttattttaacgagttatattattagaaaaaatagtaCCACAAAAGGATAATAGTCAAACCAAACGGATCAATGTAAATCTGTTGTCTGATCATACAAAATTGCCTATCCCAAGTCTAAATCAAACCATCAACAGATGAGTATTATATAGAAAGTGAAAGCTAGACATAACATACGTTGAGTGCACAGGGATGACAATCTCTTCTTGACCAAAAAAGAGTTTCTGAAATCCATCGCCACCAGGGTTAATGATTCCAGCAACCGACGGTGTTTCCCTCCCTAGAAATCCAAACATAAACACATCCAATCAACACCAAAGACTAAAAGTCAAATCCAAGACGCTAGAGGAAACTCAGTCACTAAATCATTATATCCCTCTCGGAATAAATGAAGTACGCATTCAATGCACACCACAAAGGAAGTCAAAATCAAGCATTCGCTGAATCGGTAATTGCTTGTAGTTGTAAAACAAAGCTTGGGTAGTGCGCGAGAATAGTTGTCCGGTGGCCATGATGGAGACTCAGCGACCTGTCACATATATTAGAATAAGATGCTGCTTTAGGAAGTTCAACAGACATATATATAGAAGGAGAAGGAATACTAGAACTTCTAATATAACTTGAACCGCATCAAACACCTATGATTAGTCTAACTACTTCAGTTGGCGAATGAAGGACTATTTAAATGGCTGTAAGATGTTCCCGGGCTAGCACTTTATGATCCAACATTAATAACCCATCACGTGTAATCTCCGATAAAAATCAGCAAGCAGATTCAAGTAAGTTTTGTAATTAAAACCATGATTATTATATCACTTTTGTAAGGCAGTCCCAACGCAATGTGTTATTAACCGACAGACTTACTTCCAATCAAACAGCGTATGATACTAATCAGAAACAAGGACCATATCTCTTCCGCTTTTGTTTATGTATCTATCCCACATTCGAAACCTCCAGAGTCAGTACACTAACTGAGAAAACAGAGCATTTCGCTCCACCTCAAAGACATCAACAAACTGCAGCATCAAACAAGCCTGAGGAATCCGAAACCCGAGGTAAGGAAGAACATAATCCAGACCAAGATTGGGATTGGAGTAATCAGGGACTCCTAAAAGGACAGTCCtcgccgagagagagagagagagagagagagagagagagtttccaAGGTAGGAAATTTGATGATACCTGGCAGCGAACAAGGTTCAAACCGAGTCGCCCAGATAGAGCTCAGTGGCGGGAATAGCGAACCGGGAACCGACAATGGAGTGCTGGAGGTCAGGACTCAGGAGTGATGACTGATGGTAGTCTGCTTTATATAAGCAGAGGGAACGACCACGTAGATATCTGTATACGGTTATGAACTTTTTTCTATTAgttggaattaaaaaaatgatagaaatataaaatataaaagagagtaatattattttaaaattaattatagagTAAAGTTAGAGAGAAGTTATTATAGTAATACATATTTTGTACTTACTGTATAACTACTTCTAATTGattatttctaatatttatttagaaaaatatgtgATCTagatgata
This window of the Juglans regia cultivar Chandler chromosome 12, Walnut 2.0, whole genome shotgun sequence genome carries:
- the LOC108994778 gene encoding ATP-citrate synthase beta chain protein 2-like, whose protein sequence is MATGQLFSRTTQALFYNYKQLPIQRMLDFDFLCGRETPSVAGIINPGGDGFQKLFFGQEEIVIPVHSTIEVACAAHPTADIFINFASFRSAAASSMDALKQPTIRVVAIIAEGVPESDTKQLIAFAQANNKVVIGPATVGGIQAGAFKIGDTAGTIDNIIHCKLYRPGSVGFVSKSGGMSNELYNTVARVTDGIYEGIAIGGDVFPGSTLSDHVLRFNNIPQVKMIVVLGELGGRDEYSLVEALKQGKVTKPMVAWVSGTCARLFKSEVQFGHAGAKSGGEMESAQGKNQALREAGAVVPTSYETLETAIKETFEKLVEEKKIKPVKEVQPRQIPEDLNTAIKSGKVRAPTHIISTISDERGEEQCYAGVPMSSIVESGNGIGGVVSLLWFKRSLPRYCTQFIEMCIMLCADHGPCASGAHNAIVTSRAGKDLISCLVSGLLTIGPRFGGAIDDAARYFKDACDRGLAPYEFVEAMKKKGIRVPGIGHRIKRGDNRDKRVELLQRFARSHFPSVKYMEYAVEVEIYTLSKANNLVMNVDGAIGSLFLDLLAGCGMFTKQEIDEIVKIGYLNGIFVLARSIGLIGHTFDQKRLKQPLYRHPGEDVLYTK